From Branchiostoma floridae strain S238N-H82 chromosome 5, Bfl_VNyyK, whole genome shotgun sequence:
CATGCAGATTATGGCCATTGGTCATAAAGTAAGAAACAAGGACTCTCATCCCTAATGAGTTGCCGTGGCTGGTTAAGACTATATTTCcctaaaacaaaacacgaacatatttcaatatatactatgtacaatatgatatgtactatgtacatacagTCATATATGTATAGATCTGGTATCTACAAGGCTGTCCTGATgaacccgtatatatacgggatgcacatatatgattcCTGTAGGTGGGTCCAGTAAATACAGGTTTGTGGCATTTCTTACCACAGGAAAGCGCATTGATCTGgaagtctgcagcagcagcacagaataggtcacgttttactgatcagattaaacaaccagcttaggagggttaaattgacaaaaaagtcTGAGCAGGACAAAGGGTCACAAAGGTCATAAACTTAGAACATGCGAGGGCAAGAGAAGTAGTATGGGGATTACGACCCctatatccacctaccaaatatcatcaggatcaatcaaaggcgcttttcgagtgatgctgttcacagacagacagaaagacggacagacagacagacagacagacgtacaagcctaaaacataaccttgccattctggcaaaggtaataaatatatctaccttcgaaacgcactttgaatacgcacaaagctcgctccaggcgcgtaggaaaacgccaggtcaaggtttcgggtcaaagttcaaatctgaccggatatctgtaatccgcactgaaggcctcgttccggtattactgcGCGGGTGGGcacaatgtgcgttactttcaacacttgaatatcaaagtaaaacccgtgggcaaaaggtaaaaagtgatttgagtacccaaaattactttgtaacttttctacatacgaatgaaggctcacctgggggataaccactaaccgctaagcgaacccttcggtaaccgcaaaaaagcgagtccttacgatcggacttccgagatttcaaacataatgtgcgttactttcaacacttgaatatcaaagtaaaacccgtgggcaaaaggtaaaaagtgatttgagtacccaaaattactttgtaacttttctacatacgaatgaaggctcacctgggggataaccgctaaccgctaagcgaacccttcggtaaccgcagaaaagcgaccccttacgatcggacttccgaaatttcaaacaaaatgtgcgttactttcaacacttgaatatcatagtaaaacccgtgggcaaagggtaaaaagtgatttgagtacccaaaattactttgtaacttttctacatacgaatgaaggctcacctgggggataaccgctaagcgaacccttcggtaaccgcaaaaaagcgaccccttacgatcggacttccgaaatttcaaacaaaatgtgcgttactttcaacacttgaatatcatagtaaaacccgtgggcaaaaggtaaaaaatgatttgagtacccaaaattactttgtaacttttctacatacgaatgaaggctcacctgggggataaccgctaaccgctaagcgaacccttcggtaaccgcaaaaaagcgaccccttacgatcggacttccgaaatttcaaacaaaatgtgcgttactttcaacacttgaatatcatagtaaaacccgtgggcaaaaggtaaaaagtgatttgagtacccaaaattactttgtaacttttctacatacgaatgaaggctcacctgggggataaccgctaaccgctaagcgaacccttcggtaaccgcaaaaaagcgaccccttacgatcggacttccgaaatttcaaacaaaatgtgcgttactttcaacacttgaatatcatagtaaaacccgtgggcaaaaggtaaaaagtgatttgagtacccaaaattactttgtaacttttctacatacgaatgaaggctcacctgggggataaccgctaaccgctaagcgaacccttcggtaaccgcaaaaaagcgttcccttacgatcggacttccgaaatttcaaacaaaatgtgcgttactttcaacacttgaatatcatagtaaaacccgtgggaaaaaggtaaaaagtgatttgagtacccaaaattactttgtaacttttctacatacgaatgaaggctcacctgggggataaccgctaaccgctaggcgaacccttcggtaaccgcaaaaaagtgaccccttacgatcggacttccgaactttcaaacaaaatgtgcgttactttcaacacttgaatatcatagtaaaacccgtgggcaaaaggtaaaaagtgatttgagtacccaaaattactttgtaacttttctacatacgaatgaaggctcacctgggggataaccgctaacctctaagcgaacccttcggtaattGCAAAAAAGCGACCagttacgatcggacttccgaaatttcaaacaaaatgtgcgttactttcaacacttgaatatcatagtaaaacccgtgggcaaacgGTAAAaggtgatttgagtacccaaaattactttgtaacttttctacataggaatgaaggctcacctgggggataaccgctaaccgctaagcgaacccttcggtaaccgcaaaaaagcgaccccttacgatcggacttccgaaatttcaaacaaaatgtgcgttactttcaacacttgaatatcaaagtaaaacccgtgggcaaaaggtaaaaagtgatttgagtacccaaaattactttgtaacttttctacatacgaataaaggctcacctgggggataaccgctaagcgaacccttcggtaaccgcaaaaaagcgagtccttacgatcggacttccgaaatttcaaacaaaatgtgcgttactttcaacacttgaatatcatagtaaaacccgtgggcaaaaggtaaaaagtgatttgagtacccaaaattactttgtaacttttctacatacgaatgaaggctcacctgggggataaccactaaccgctaagcgaacccttcggtaaccgcaaaaaagcgagtcctacgatcggacttccgagatttcaaacataatgtgcgttactttcaacacttgaatatcaaagtaaaacccgtgggcaaaaggtaaaaagtgatttgagtacccaaaattactttgtaacttttctacatacgaatgaaggctcacctgggggataaccgctaaccgctaagcgaacccttcggtaaccgcagaaaagcgaccccttacgatcggacttccgaaatttcaaacaaaatgtgcgttactttcaacacttgaatatcatagtaaaacccgtgggcaaaggGTAAAaggtgatttgagtacccaaaattactttgtaacttttctaacatacgaatgaaggctcagcTGGGcgctgggggataaccgctaagcgaacccttcgggtAACCGCagaaaaagtgaccccttacgatcgagacttccgaaatttcaaacaaaatgtgcgttactttcaacacttgaatatcatagtaaaacccgtgggcaaaagataaaaagtgatttgagtacccaaaattactttgtaacttttctacatacgaatgaaggctcacctgggggataaccgctaaccgctaagcgaacccttcggtaaccgcaaaaaagcgaccccttacgatcggacttccgaaatttcaaacataatgtgcgttactttcaacacttgaatatcaaagtaaaacccgtgggcaaaaggtaaaaagtgatttgagtacccaaaattactttgtaaattttctacatacgaatgaaggctcacctgggggacaaccgctaaccgctaagcgaacccttcggtaaccgcaaaaaagcgaccccttacgatcggacttccgaaatttcaaacaaaatgtgcgttactttcaacacttgaatatcatagtaaaacccgtgggcaaaaggtaaaaagtgatttgagtacccaaaattactttgtaacttttctacatacgaatgaaggctcacctgggggataaccgctaaccgctaagcgaacccttcggtaaccgcaaaaaagcgaccccttacgatcggacttccgaaatttcaaacaaaatgtgcgttactttcaacacttgaatatcatagtaagacccgtgggcaaaaggtaaaaagtgatttgagtacccaaaatcactttgtaacttttctacatacgaatgaaggctcacctgggggataaccgctaaccgctaagcgaacccttcggtgaccgcaaaaaagtgaccccttacgatcggacttccgaaatttcaaacaaaatgtgcgttactttcaacacttgaatatcatagtaagacccgtgggcaaaaggtaaaaagtgatttgagtacccaaaattactttgtaacttttctacatacgaatgaaggctcacctgggggataaccgctaaccgctaagcgaacccttcggtaaccgcaaaaaagtgaccccttacgatcggacttccgaaatttcaaacaaaatgtgcgttactttcaacacttgaatatcatagtaaaacccgtgggcaaaaggtaaaaagtgatttgagtacccaaaattactttgtaacttttctacatattaAATACTACAATGTGTCCGGAGAAGAGGTCCGGACACATTGGGTTATGTTCAAGAACTGCTGACAGGCCACGAGGGTCGGTCGTCTTTATTCGCGCTCGTATCAAATCATAGGTGGTGGGAGAGGCTCAGAGGAAATTACCATACCAAAAGTACCTACAGTAGTACTAGTGCTATGTATGAGTCGATGCAAGTATTGATACCATAGCGAAGAAGGCATACTGCATGTGCGATGACTCTTTAAATTGCACATCAGAATGAAAGGGCGGAAAATTTATTTTTCAGATGAAATTATGTTAAACTTTATGGCACAGGAAATACtctttttttaatgtgttattCCAAAGCTAGGTACAACGgtgtcattttttgttgttaacacctttttttaaattaaaaacaacaactgtagCACATTTGTCAAATGCTATGAATTAttcctttttacttctctgtaAATTTGATCTTTTGTTACTGGGGTAGGGGATCCGGCATGCGCACATACCAAGTTTTGTTATACACATCATTTAATCTTTACTTGTTGTCAGTATTATTTATATCTTCCTTAAATTTGTATTTCGCTTAGTTCAGTTATGTCTATGtctttgtacatatgtatattgGTGGCGTGAATATAAGTTCCCAACTTAAGTGCGCCACCACTATGTCTACGTCAAAGGGAATAATAATTAAAAACAATACTAGGACTAGTATTTGTACAGTCGAgcactattgcacatggagggataacacaACAATGGTGCCATTACAACACACAGTTGAAATCTCGGTCACGTGTATGCCAGGTGTGGAACATGTGAAGTAAGGTACAAAAGATAGGTCATGGACCGTTACCTTGGCTTTGTAGCATGTGACTGAAACTACGTCAGCAAAAAGTAAATGTTTAGAGTACCCCGCACCGTACGTACCATATTGTGCGAGGGAAGGACACGTCGCACtattttaaatacatttttgaCAACGCCTCAAACACGATGGCGAGTAAGTTTCAAGCGTCAGATGACTTTGACGACCAGTTCCTGACGTGCCCGGTCTGTATGCCACACTTCCGGGATCCCAGAATCCTGCCATGTCTGCACACATTTTGTAAGGGCTGTCTGGAAGAATGGGTCACCAAACAACAGCCACTGGAATGTCCAACCTGCCGCACACAGGTCAGTCTACCAGACCAAGGTGTGGACGGACTCAAGACCAACTTCTACGTCAACAATCTGCTGGACTTCGCGGCGGCAAAGAAAGGGGCGGAGCCAGGTGTGCCATGTCAGATATGTGAGGGGAATAGGGAAGGGTCAAAGTCTTGGTGTGCTGACTGCGCTATCTTGATGTGTGATTCGTGCACACTGCTTCACCGAAAGTTTCCATCTTCGAAAGATCACGAAGTCACCACAGAAGAGATCCTGAAGGCAGAGGAAGGTAGGAGCAAATTTCATCGCAAACGACACTGCGACAAGCACAAGAAGTATGAACTGGAATTCTACTGTGAGATCTGCAAGACTTTGGTCTGTACCGCATGCACCGTGGTCGACCATCGGCCGGGCAAAGATCACAATCCGGTAGAAATCGCTACCGTTGCTCAGAAAAGGAAAGACACGCTACAAGGACTCCTGCAAGACATAGACCCGCGTCTGAATGAAATAGAGGCTTCTGTTAAGGAAGTTGAAAGAAAGATGTCAAACTTAATGCCTTCGAGAGAAGAAGCCACAAACCGAGCCAATGCATGTTTCAACCAACTTGTTGACCTTCTGCGAGAGCGTGAAAAGGAGATCGTCGGCCAGATTGACGAACAGTGCCGAGCCGATGGCAAGGCTCTACAGACAAAGAAGGAAGCGATAGAGTTCGAGTTGGTCGGACTGACGAGTGCACGAACGTTCTGTCAACAAGCTGTAGAACACGGAAGTGACGTACACGTTGTGGAGGTGGGAAACCAAGTGCAAACAAGGGTAGAAACTCTGCTGGCAAAACAGCTAGACCTGGAGTCCAACTGGAGTGAGTTTCAGTTCGTCGAGAACACGGCTGTCGCTAACTTTAAGAAAGCGATTGGAGACTTGGGCGGCGTAAAAACAGACATCGACGCTTCGAAGTGCGAAGTTGTTGTAAAGACGGCAGTTGAGGGGTTTGAGTGTATCGCTGAACTGACGACAATGAATCAAGAAGGCCGTCCTTGTGTTACAAACAGTAGAGCCGTCACAGCCAACATGAAGGACCCGTCTGAACACAATGTTCCCACACAACTACAGATGAAGTACGGAGGAGAGTGGGAAATATCGTATGTTCCCACCGTCACGGGAATCCATAGGCTGGAGGTCCAGGTCAACTCAGAACAGGTGGGAGGAAGTCCATTTGATGTTCAAGTACACGGAAAGGAGACTCCAGCGTTGACTATCGGACAGAAGGGAAGGGGAGTGGGGGAACTGAATTGGCCGCTAGGTGTCGCGGTTGATAAGGATGGCAACATCGCAGTGGTGGAGAAGGGGAACAAGCGAGTTCAGGTCTTCGATGGACGCAGAGGTCGTTCTTTGAGCACTTTTGCTGTTGAGGGTGAGAAGGCATTCGGTATCGATGTGGACTCGAATGGGATGTTTCTTGTGACGTCGTGGGGCAAAAATTACGGCATAAGACGCTACTCTAAGGAAGGTAAACTTCTGAACACGTTCCAGCCGGACTGTATGAAACATCCACTCGGAGTTGCAGTTCTGCAGGACGGCCGCATGGTGGTGGCGGACAACAAACAGAAGTCGTGTCTCCTCCTTCAGCCTGACGGCAGCCTCATCCGGGAGATCGGCAAGGGGCAGTTACGCAGCCCGTACTTCGTGTCGGTAGACGAGTCGCGTGATGTGTTGTTCGTCACAGACAACAGCGCACACAAAGTATTCGCGTTCAACCTTGGCGGGAAATTGATGTTTGACTTTGGCAAGCAAGGTGACAATGATGGCGAAATGAAAAATCCCCACTGCGTAAGGGTAGACCCGGCAGGTAACGTTATTGTAGGTAACGCTGGTGACGGCCGTGTGCAAGTGTTTGGTCATGACGGGACTTTTACACAGAAAATTGCAACGGTTGAGGATGGTTATGCGACTGGAATCGCTCTAACTCATGATGGTAACATAGTTGTGGCATGTTTCCATGGACATTgtatggaactgtacatgtacaagtgatcTGAGATCTATCGGGCTAACTTTGTATGTCAAAATTTTGGTACACTTTGTCCTTTTTATTGATCTTAACGTAGCTTGTTCTTTTGGTCTTATCTAATCTTAACTGAATGATGTGTAGAACTTAGTCAGAGATATCACAGGCTAATGTTCTGTAACTTGTGCATCAGCAAGTATAAAGGGAATTTTGGACATGTATCTATGGAAACAACCTTTAAGTTTTGAGATCTGTTACATCCATAAGTTGTTTATTAAGGGCAGTAAATTTTTTGTTAAGAACTGTATGTATGTTAGAGTGTGTACGGAAAGTTGCAGGGTTATACTTATGTTAATGCTTATGTCACCATTACTTATGTTTCTGATTTCTGAGTTTGTCAAGAATAAAGTTTCTCTTATGTCAACTCTATGCCTTTGTTATCAGTTATTCCCTATGGGAATGGAATAGAGAATGGAACTGGAACTGAAAATGCTGGTCTTGCAAAGACAAAAAGGGACCACGATAAATAACAAAACTAGCTGCAAGTTATTGACAACTGAAAGATAGTCAATTTTAATTGTCATTATTGGGTTACTTGAAACGGGTAAATTTAGCTTCTGATTTAGCTCTGAAAAGTAATTAAAAGAAATAACGTGATAATtgaaaaagttgtgataaaAGCTTTTGGTTTCaatatcacattaattcaccaaACGAGAGTTTCAGGATTCCTCTATTAGGGACTTATTGTGATAGCATCTCCTTTATCATATCAATTCTCTAAAGAGAGATCCAGTATTCTcttttggagaattaatgtgacaGCACGCCCCCTCCCCGAATCAAATTAATTCACTAAAGAGAGAATCTTCTATTGGAGAATTATTGTGATAGCAACCCTTTTTTCACCTTAATTCTCCAAAGGGAGATCCAGTATTCTTCtgctggagaattaatgtgatagcaacccccttatcacatcaACAACCTTGTAAATTTCGATTTTCCAGGTTTTAGTCTTTTTAGTAGTTGTAGAAGTAGAAAGAAGAGAGCGAAACGAAATTCAGGTGGGGTAGCCACTATTTTCAAAAGTTCTTTTAAGAAGGGTATTCACAAACTTGACAGTAGTTCATCCGACACTATCTGGTGAAAATTAGACAGTTTTGTGGCCATGTAAACGATTTATATATTTGTAATGTCTATACCCCTCCCGTTGCAAAGTCTTCAGAAATAAATCCTTTTGACACACTATTCAGTGATATTTGCAAATTTGATGATGTGGTCATCTTAGGAGATTTAGATACCAGAACAGGGCCTAGGGTCAATTACAGAAACATATTTTAAAACCGATTCCTCCGATATGCTTACAGCAGACGTAATGGAtgttaaaaacagaaacaatagGGATGTTAATGTTGATAGTTATGGGAGATGTCTGCTTGATCTATGTTCCTCAGCAGATTTAACTATTTTAAACGGTAGATTTGCAGGTGATTTAAAAGGGGATTTTTACCTGCCATCACTATAGTACTAAAACGGATCGAGTGTTGTAGATTATTGCATCAACCAAAGATCAATGCTTGCTGATATTGAATAATTATGTGAACGTTAGTCCACTATCAACTTTTTTGGACCCTCGCCTTATTTCACTCTACTCTTTGTCGACAAAGCACGCTCCCCTTATATCTTATATACGCTTGGGTACCAAAAGACAGTGCAATAGACGAGGGGTGCGGATATGACTTATTCGGTCATTGCGTAGTTTTGCTGCCACAATGCCGTTGGCATGTACAGCTGGTTTTACCAGACATGCCTCTGTTCTTGTCTGAACAGACGACAGGGACTCTACACTCGGTACCACTGTGAGTAGATGGTCATAGATCTAGATGTTTATatacttcatgttttttgtcATAAGTCGAAATACAAGTAGAGGTTACTAAATTACAAGACAGGTTGTCGCAAGATTCTATTCTCACAAAATcccacagaatttttttttattgaaaaggGTACGAAGACAAAGTGACAGTAGACTCAAGTTGCACTCAACTTATTTTAGAGCCAGGTCGtggtccggacctggacttgatcctctggacctggaccgtacctggacctgaattttctgtaccggtacccatccctagtcAACACTTTATCTAAGATTGTCTTCCATTATCGCACACACTGAATAACAAGCGATTTTACACTGGCTACACAGACCTCAAAAACAAAATGGGAACGGTCACAGTGTGCTGCACACTGACGTCACAATGCCGTTGGCGCTGACTGAACAGACTACAATTGGTGGTTCATTCGATAGCACAACAGCTTACAAGCTTTAGTACTTGCTCATTGAGTTGTAAAAATCACCATTATACCTTTTAAAATGTCAGATGAGGCTAAAGGTTGAAGATAGCATCAAGAAGCCCAAACGCAGCTTAACACAGTGTTTCCAATGAGATGGTGCTAACATATTTCAACCCATCACTCTGAATGTCATctaaaaatgttgaactttGTAAAACGTTAAGCTTTGCAAAACTCAGTCATGTTTGTTAAATATTAAACATTGTAAAACTGACTCATATTTATCGAAACTATCTCGTTTTCACGTTAACT
This genomic window contains:
- the LOC118416132 gene encoding tripartite motif-containing protein 3-like, with the translated sequence MASKFQASDDFDDQFLTCPVCMPHFRDPRILPCLHTFCKGCLEEWVTKQQPLECPTCRTQVSLPDQGVDGLKTNFYVNNLLDFAAAKKGAEPGVPCQICEGNREGSKSWCADCAILMCDSCTLLHRKFPSSKDHEVTTEEILKAEEGRSKFHRKRHCDKHKKYELEFYCEICKTLVCTACTVVDHRPGKDHNPVEIATVAQKRKDTLQGLLQDIDPRLNEIEASVKEVERKMSNLMPSREEATNRANACFNQLVDLLREREKEIVGQIDEQCRADGKALQTKKEAIEFELVGLTSARTFCQQAVEHGSDVHVVEVGNQVQTRVETLLAKQLDLESNWSEFQFVENTAVANFKKAIGDLGGVKTDIDASKCEVVVKTAVEGFECIAELTTMNQEGRPCVTNSRAVTANMKDPSEHNVPTQLQMKYGGEWEISYVPTVTGIHRLEVQVNSEQVGGSPFDVQVHGKETPALTIGQKGRGVGELNWPLGVAVDKDGNIAVVEKGNKRVQVFDGRRGRSLSTFAVEGEKAFGIDVDSNGMFLVTSWGKNYGIRRYSKEGKLLNTFQPDCMKHPLGVAVLQDGRMVVADNKQKSCLLLQPDGSLIREIGKGQLRSPYFVSVDESRDVLFVTDNSAHKVFAFNLGGKLMFDFGKQGDNDGEMKNPHCVRVDPAGNVIVGNAGDGRVQVFGHDGTFTQKIATVEDGYATGIALTHDGNIVVACFHGHCMELYMYK